The following nucleotide sequence is from Vanrija pseudolonga chromosome 4, complete sequence.
gcgtgcgcctcgcgcgtGGCGAAGGTCAGCAGGGCGAGCGGGTGGGACGGCAGCGGGAGGACCATGGCCGGCGTGAGGATGGCCAGCGTGATGCTCGCCATGATGAACATCATCTGCTGGCCCGAGTAGCCCGGGTACAGGGTGAAGATCTGGTCTTGGGTCGAGTTGGTCAGGCCGTCGATGATGAGGCTGTGGcgaggcgtcgagcgcagcgagacgccgagcgggcggcgggtAGACGAACAGGCGATAATCGGAGGTGGCAGCAGAGACGAAGCACACGGCGTCAGCACGACCCCAACCAAGCCCCCGAGCCAACCCACTTGATCAACAGCAGCGTCAGCCCCCACGCAGAGTTACTCccgccgcccttcttgccgccgctCTTCCCGAAGAGCATGAACAGCGCGATGCCGGCCGacacgaggccgacgacgaggtatTTCGCGGGGGCGAATTTGCGGCGGTAGAGGAGGacgttgaggaggaggacggggatGAGCTTGCACGACTGTGTGTGCGcacgcgagcgtcagcgagtgtgCGTGCGTAGTGCGTGGCCGCGAGAGGGAGAGCCGCGACCACAGCTCGCGGACCGCCTGCGGCGCCCcggcgctcgctccgctcgctcccgCACTCACCTTGCCCAGCACCATGGTCGGGTACGAGATATGCCTGAGCGCCAGGAAGCCGATCGGGCCGGCGGTCGTCTGGAAGAGGGCGacctggaggaggagggcggggagggtaCGAAGGAGGGGagtgggagcggcggcggcgtcgtgtcCATTCGCCTTGCCGTTCGCCTTTGGTGCGACCTTGCCGTTCGCCGTAGGCGCCTCCGCAGCGCCGAACAGCCTGTCGAGCCCGAGCACGGCCAACACGCCGCGCGTCTTCAGGCtcccgtcgcgcgccgcgtggaggaggaggtacgctgcgctggcgctggcgctaGCGAGCGCCTGGGACCAGTTGAAGAAGAGCGGCGAGGGGAACTTTGCTGGCTGTGCGTGCGGTTCGTGCGTTGCTGGTGGGAAGGGGGCTGAGACTGCGCgtggggtcagcgagcgaggcggagatggaaggaggaggggaggggcaCTCACGCCGCTCCTGCGCGATCGCccagaggaggaaggcgccgTACACGCCCAAAACGCACACTGCGAGTCTGGCCCGCGTCAGTTGTGCTTGCAGGAAAGGTGCGTACCGTATTAAGCCCAtggtgtgttgtgtgtgtaGGTCGGCGGGTTGACAAGGCGAAGATCGCGACTTTTTGTTGTGGTTGCCAGGAGGACGTGGAGGACGACTGCCAGCCAAGCCGATCGTGCCTGGCGGCCGAGAGCGGCGTCCCGGTTTGAAACCGCCGGGACAGGGCAGGGAAGGAAGgagtggcgtggcgcgtggcgcgtggcCACTTTGCATGGCGGATACTTGTACAACATGCTTATTACACAAACTACTACAGCCTACAGCCCCAGCATGCCCCCTCCGAGGCCGTTCTGGCCCAGGTCcatggtcgaggtcgcgagcagcgtcgcccTGGGTTGTTAGCTGGATCGAGATAAGCACAACTAACCAGTACtggtcgtcgatgtcgacgtTGTCGCGCAGCGGGAACACGGACATGCGGAGGAACTCGTGCTGATGGGTTAGTTGACTCGGGGGAAGCAAACCCACAATATCAGTGATCACATGCTCCGGGAGCACCTGGTCGCTCGGGTTCGGGAGTGAGATCGCCGCCTCCTGCATCATGACCACtggcgacgctgccgtcggcTCAACCGTGATCTTCTGCAGCACGCGGTGGAAGAAGCGCGCGACgaacgccgtcggcgcgtcgtcctccccCGCTGCGACTTTGGAGCAGCACGTGTGGATGCGCTTGATGGCGTCGATGATCTGCTGCTTTTGCGACACATCGACGCGCCAGAAGAgctgccgtcagcggcgAAACCTTGCGGCGGCGTACCTTGTACAACACGGTCCCGAAGAGAGACAGCACCGCGCTCAGCGTATCTTGCAGATAGGTCAAGTACGTGTCCTCTGCCAGCCGCTCTGTCTGCCGCACAAACATCGACGCGATGCCGAGGCACTCGTGTAGCGTCAATGCCATTTCGTCTGGCGTCGCATAGTTGAGGAACTCGTGCTTGACCTTGAGCAGGTTCCAGATGTCAAACCATCGGAGGGAGCGCGCTTCTTCGGGGGTGCACCACTCCactgggtgtgtgagcagGTAGCATGACAGATCGGCCACCTCACTCACAGTCGTCGTGTGGGAACCAGTGGTCCATGTGTCGCTGGTATTGGCTGTAAACGTCGTTCAGCACCGAGCGGCACCACTCGACAGGCAGGCTGTTGCGCATCTGCTTGTAGCGAATCCACAGGATGTGGGAGGGATGTGTTCTGTTCGTCAGCTGAGCGGCGAGGGAGCTATACTCACGAAACCGACGACGCAACGTGCATGTCTGGGCCGCAATTGTAAGGACCCTCACGAGCCCACGCCTCGACCTGGTGGGTGAGCTAGGAATGGGGACACTTCTGGCACCCACCTCTCCCAGTTCCTCAAGGCGAATGGTGGCTGGAAGCTCAAACATATCAGAGTACCTGCCCATTGTCAGCTCAAGCGAAACGAATTGATAGCTGAACCGACCCCAAGTCAAAGCAACTCGTACCTGCTCGTCAGCGACACCCTCTGCCACACACTTACAGAACCAAGTCCTCTCAGCGTTACGGATAATCCGCGCCAGCCGTTCGTCCTCAGGTAGGGGCTCCGTCCGGGGGATGTGCATGCCCATCTGGTAGCCCAGCCTGATCGCGATCCCGATCTTGACCCAGGCGCTGCGGTCGCTAGGCGCTTTCCAGTACATGAGGATCAAGAGCGCCTGGATGATGCCAATGTTGACatcgcccgtcgccgtggcGCGGTTGAGGATCATCTG
It contains:
- the priB_5 gene encoding Protein priB is translated as MPNLPTPQDGTEASPCQRCQRLKLKCIYQKRRRRGQKAAAEAAAAAADGADLGSETDESEDDKPAKRPAHGDAFTRPPLVTERSFTMSHSSPIRQAVNTQAPTSSTRLELGNGLTTPKLVSNGYSSSLTNGNSSFAPPSLGMSDHRDANGSSNMGYNMSPHSLSSSALSGRNGVPSHARRAQMVDVSERLDPNLPEEGPGGPVNPTVGSLRLHQLDHVFFETTESKQSDPVALHYLSLIEADEILQFFHRHLNPMIAILDPNLHTLDYIRGSTILFTAVIAVGSRFIRKELHQPLLTHAQMILNRATATGDVNIGIIQALLILMYWKAPSDRSAWVKIGIAIRLGYQMGMHIPRTEPLPEDERLARIIRNAERTWFCTSCFDLGYSDMFELPATIRLEELGEVEAWAREGPYNCGPDMHVASSVSTHPSHILWIRYKQMRNSLPVEWCRSVLNDVYSQYQRHMDHWFPHDDLEWCTPEEARSLRWFDIWNLLKVKHEFLNYATPDEMALTLHECLGIASMFVRQTERLAEDTYLTYLQDTLSAVLSLFGTVLYKLFWRVDVSQKQQIIDAIKRIHTCCSKVAAGEDDAPTAFVARFFHRVLQKITVEPTAASPVVMMQEAAISLPNPSDQVLPEHVITDIHEFLRMSVFPLRDNVDIDDQYWATLLATSTMDLGQNGLGGGMLGL
- the priB_5 gene encoding Protein priB encodes the protein MPNLPTPQDGTEASPCQRCQRLKLKCIYQKRRRRGQKAAAEAAAAAADGADLGSETDESEDDKPAKRPAHGDAFTRPPLVTERSFTMSHSSPIRQAVNTQAPTSSTRLELGNGLTTPKLVSNGYSSSLTNGNSSFAPPSLGMSDHRDANGSSNMGYNMSPHSLSSSALSGRNGVPSHARRAQMVDVSERLDPNLPEEGPGGPVNPTVGSLRLHQLDHVFFETTESKQSDPVALHYLSLIEADEILQFFHRHLNPMIAILDPNLHTLDYIRGSTILFTAVIAVGSRFIRKELHQPLLTHAQMILNRATATGDVNIGIIQALLILMYWKAPSDRSAWVKIGIAIRLGYQMGMHIPRTEPLPEDERLARIIRNAERTWFCTSCFDLGYSDMFELPATIRLEELGEVEAWAREGPYNCGPDMHVASSVSTHPSHILWIRYKQMRNSLPVEWCRSVLNDVYSQYQRHMDHWFPHDDLEWCTPEEARSLRWFDIWNLLKVKHEFLNYATPDEMALTLHECLGIASMFVRQTERLAEDTYLTYLQDTLSAVLSLFGTVLYKLFWRVDVSQKQQIIDAIKRIHTCCSKVAAGEDDAPTAFVARFFHRVLQKITVEPTAASPVVMMQEAAISLPNPSDQVLPEHVITDIVGLLPPSQLTHQHEFLRMSVFPLRDNVDIDDQYWATLLATSTMDLGQNGLGGGMLGL
- the HUT1-A gene encoding UDP-galactose transporter 1, giving the protein MGLIRLAVCVLGVYGAFLLWAIAQERLSAPFPPATHEPHAQPAKFPSPLFFNWSQALASASASAAYLLLHAARDGSLKTRGVLAVLGLDRLFGAAEAPTANGKVAPKANGKANGHDAAAAPTPLLRTLPALLLQVALFQTTAGPIGFLALRHISYPTMVLGKSCKLIPVLLLNVLLYRRKFAPAKYLVVGLVSAGIALFMLFGKSGGKKGGGSNSAWGLTLLLINLIIDGLTNSTQDQIFTLYPGYSGQQMMFIMASITLAILTPAMVLPLPSHPLALLTFATREAHAAPSFAPPILLQSARFIASHPSALNPLLAYAALGGLGQIFIFETIAHFGSLTLVMVTVTRKLFTMLLSVIVFGHELTPGQWGGVAVVFAGIGVEAAFKWAEGKKKKKVA